The following are encoded together in the Pan troglodytes isolate AG18354 chromosome 6, NHGRI_mPanTro3-v2.0_pri, whole genome shotgun sequence genome:
- the SERPINE1 gene encoding plasminogen activator inhibitor 1 produces MEAAAHRGAQLCLAAGPRALSRRATRPPPAAEFLQLSSRRQSRTNRQSQGTSENFRMQMSPALACLVLGLALVFGEGSAVHHPPSYVAHLASDFGVRVFQQVAQASKDRNVVFSPYGVASVLAMLQLTTGGETQQQIQAAMGFKIDDKGMAPALRHLYKELMGPWNKDEISTTDAIFVQRDLKLVQGFMPHFFRLFRSTVKQVDFSEVERARFIINDWVKTHTKGMISNLLGKGAVDQLTRLVLVNALYFNGQWKTPFPDSSTHRRLFHKSDGSTVSVPMMAQTNKFNYTEFTTPDGHYYDILELPYHGDTLSMFIAAPYEKEVPLSALTNILSAQLISHWKGNMTRLPRLLVLPKFSLETEVDLRKPLENLGMTDMFRQFRADFTSLSDQEPLHVAQALQKVKIEVNESGTVASSSTAVIVSARMAPEEIIMDRPFLFVVRHNPTGTVLFMGQVMEP; encoded by the exons ATG GAGGCAGCGGCCCACAGAGGAGCACAGCTGTGTTTGGCTGCAGGGCCAAGAGCGCTGTCAAGAAGAGCCACACGCCCCCCTCCAGCAGCTGAATTCCTGCAGCTCAGCAGCCGCCGCCAGAGCAGGACAAACCGCCAATCGCAAGGCACCTCTGAGAACTTCAG GATGCAGATGTCTCCAGCCCTCGCCTGCCTAGTCCTGGGCCTGGCCCTTGTCTTTGGTGAAGGGTCTGCTGTGCACCATCCCCCATCCTACGTGGCCCACCTGGCCTCAGACTTCGGGGTGAGGGTGTTTCAGCAGGTGGCGCAGGCCTCCAAGGACCGCAACGTGGTTTTCTCACCCTATGGGGTGGCCTCGGTGTTGGCCATGCTCCAGCTGACAACAGGAGGAGAAACCCAGCAGCAGATTCAAGCAGCTATGGGATTCAAGATTGATG ACAAGGGCATGGCCCCCGCCCTCCGGCATCTGTACAAGGAGCTCATGGGGCCATGGAACAAGGATGAGATCAGCACCACAGACGCGATCTTCGTCCAGCGGGATCTGAAGCTGGTCCAGGGCTTCATGCCCCACTTCTTCAGGCTGTTCCGGAGCACGGTCAAGCAAGTGGACTTTTCAGAGGTGGAGAGAGCCAGATTCATCATCAATGACTGGGTgaagacacacacaaaag GTATGATCAGCAACTTGCTTGGGAAAGGAGCCGTGGACCAGCTGACACGGCTGGTGCTGGTGAATGCCCTCTACTTCAACGGCCAGTGGAAGACTCCCTTCCCCGACTCCAGCACCCACCGCCGCCTCTTCCACAAATCAGACGGCAGCACTGTCTCTGTGCCCATGATGGCTCAGACCAACAAGTTCAACTATA CTGAGTTCACCACGCCCGATGGCCATTACTACGACATCCTGGAACTGCCCTACCACGGGGACACCCTCAGCATGTTCATTGCTGCCCCTTATGAAAAAGAGGTGCCTCTCTCTGCCCTCACCAACATTCTGAGTGCCCAGCTCATCAGCCACTGGAAAGGCAACATGACCAGGCTGCCCCGCCTCCTGGTTCTGCCCAA GTTCTCCCTGGAGACTGAAGTCGACCTCAGGAAGCCCCTAGAGAACCTGGGAATGACCGACATGTTCAGACAGTTTCGGGCTGACTTCACGAGTCTTTCAG ACCAAGAGCCTCTCCACGTCGCGCAGGCGCTGCAGAAAGTGAAGATCGAGGTGAACGAGAGTGGCACGGTGGCCTCCTCATCCACAG CTGTCATAGTCTCAGCCCGCATGGCCCCCGAGGAGATCATCATGGACAGACCCTTCCTCTTTGTGGTCCGGCACAACCCCACAG